A DNA window from Macadamia integrifolia cultivar HAES 741 chromosome 4, SCU_Mint_v3, whole genome shotgun sequence contains the following coding sequences:
- the LOC122075653 gene encoding transcription factor bHLH68-like, translated as MNRGGLQSAVVQQMIMAGNPNWWNINSMRPPPQQPSPLIPSSSFFPQFTPPSSSLPSWHDNQELPESWSQLLLGGLVGEEDRVGLNNQFQSKKLDNWEDQVLYPSPSVAAVDVKQEASENGYPHAHANEELKAVRRPWSQIMLASPPRSCVTSYSSNMLDFSNNKGDGKHQQPDQSPECNSTATGGAFKKARVQPSSSQTTFKVRKEKLGDRITALHQLVSPFGKTDTASVLLEAIGYIRFLQSQIEALSTPYLGSGSGNMRQQQSVQGERNCIFPEDPGQLLNDPCMKRRGVPEQDGESEPKKDLRSRGLCLVPVSCTLHVGNDNGADYWAPALGGGFR; from the exons ATGAATCGAGGTGGCTTGCAGAGTGCTGTGGTGCAACAAATGATCATGGCCGGAAACCCTAACTGGTGGAACATTAATAGCATGCGCCCACCACCTCAACAACCCTCTCCTCTCATCCCTTCTTCATCCTTCTTCCCCCAGTTCACACCACCGTCTTCCTCACTCCCCTCTTGGCATGATAACCAAGAGCTTCCAGAGTCATGGAGCCaactacttct GGGTGGATtggtgggagaagaagatagggTTGGTTTGAATAATCAATTTCAATCTAAGAAGTTAGACAATTGGGAGGACCAAGTTTTGTATCCTTCACCAAGTGTTGCTGCCGTTGATGTGAAGCAAGAAGCTTCTGAAAATGGATATCCACATGCTCATGCAAATGAAGAATTGAAGGCAGTGAGGCGTCCTTGGTCTCAAATTATGTTAGCTTCCCCTCCTAGATCTTGTGTTACCAGTTACAGCAGTAATATGTTGGATTTTTCCAACAATAAGGGAGATGGAAAACATCAACAACCAGATCAATCGCCTGAG tgtAACAGCACAGCCACTGGTGGGGCATTCAAGAAGGCTAGGGTTCAACCCTCTTCAAGCCAAACTACCTTCAag gTAAGGAAGGAGAAGCTAGGTGACAGAATAACAGCACTCCACCAGCTAGTCTCTCCATTTGGAAAG ACTGACACAGCTTCTGTCTTGCTAGAAGCCATTGGATACATCAGATTCCTTCAGAGTCAAATTGAG GCTCTCAGTACCCCATACTTGGGTAGTGGATCAGGAAACATGAGGCAACAGCAATCT GTTCAAGGAGAAAGGAATTGTATATTTCCTGAAGACCCTGGCCAG TTGCTGAATGATCCGTGCATGAAAAGAAGAGGAGTTCCTGAACAG GATGGTGAAAGTGAACCCAAGAAGGACTTGAGGAGTAGAGGGTTGTGCCTTGTTCCTGTGTCTTGCACTTTACATGTAGGGAATGACAATGGGGCTGATTACTGGGCTCCAGCGCTCGGCGGTGGATTCCGATAG